In Sparus aurata chromosome 2, fSpaAur1.1, whole genome shotgun sequence, a single genomic region encodes these proteins:
- the tsr1 gene encoding pre-rRNA-processing protein TSR1 homolog, with protein MAKMAANGEKQQGHRPGIYKQKNKAHKNGRHRTKGEIERDNKGRVSVTALTKKQRKEQKKMDRRHKANQLRQNKKDMVLTEKRRLGSRDGPPHLVAVVSLHASVDAGAITKLLRGEDAGGIAHQERCVSGISDSFGMILPRFKQRFTFVSQSTADMHSLLDVAKIADSLVFVLDSTEAWDSYGEYCLSCLFAQGLPSHALVCQGVSDLPVKKRVESRRALSKITEIRFPDARLFPLDSEQDATLLLRHLGSQRQRKLGFRSRRSHLLAQHVTFTPNSPAEGTGGGPTGLGTLCVSGYVRGRPLRVDRLVHISGHGDFQLSQIDAPSDPLPLNLTTARPAKSSKTGDIDMMDGGEGEAPVRMLMKADPKSRESLQAEAEVDPMDGEQTWPTETELLEAEAARKNKRVMKVPKGTSDYQATWIVDEDEDENADTDEESSDNDDDDDMLDEAMEGEDEETNSQEPGSGCASEEEEDEEEEEEEEEVCATERTGADQRYDEHIDEAAEEEGLKRYREARANEMFPDEVDTPLDMAARIRFQRYRGLKSFRASPWDAMENLPLNYSRIFQFQSFDRTRRRILAEAAAEEEGAMVGWYVTLHIVDVPVSVMESVQSGRPLTLVSLLPHEQKMSVMHLLVRRHPSNTEPIKSKEELVFHCGFRRFRASPIFSQHTSADKHKMERFLGPDAPTVVSVYAPITFNPAGVLLFKQRNDGIQDLVATGSLLSCDPQRVVLKRIVLSGHPFKINRRSAVVRYMFFNRDDIMWFKPVELRTKWGRRGHIKEALGTHGHMKCVFDNQLRSQDTILMNLYKRVYPRWTYDPYVSLPLPWVKREITVEMDDLDME; from the exons ATGGCGAAAATGGCTGCGAACGGGGAAAAACAACAGGGCCACAGACCCGGCAtatacaaacagaaaaataaggCCCACAAAAATGGCAGGCACCGGACGAAAGGTGAAATCGAGAGAGATAACAAAG GGAGAGTGTCAGTGACGGCCCTTACCAAAAAACAGAGGAAGGAGCAAAAGAAGATGGACAGAAGGCACAAAGCCAACCAGCTGCGCCAGAATAAAAAGGACatg GTCCTCACAGAAAAGCGACGGCTCGGCAGCAGGGACGGTCCCCCTCATTTGGTCGCTGTGGTGTCCCTCCATGCTTCGGTCGACGCCGGCGCTATCACCAAACTGCTACGTGGGGAGGATGCTGGAGGCATCGCGCATCAGGAGCGATGTGTCAGTGGAATCAGTGACAGTTTTGGGATGATTCTTCCTCGTTTTAAACAAAGGTTCACCTTTGTAAGCCAGAGCACAG CTGACATGCACTCCCTGCTGGATGTCGCCAAGATTGCAGACAGCCTTGTTTTTGTGCTGGACTCGACAGAAGCCTGGGACAGTTATGGAGAGTACTGTCTCTCCTGCCTCTTCGCCCAGGGCCTCCCCAGCCATG CACTGGTGTGTCAGGGTGTGTCTGATCTTCCAGTGAAGAAGAGGGTCGAGTCCAGGAGAGCCCTGTCAAAGATCACTGAGATCCGTTTTCCTGATGCCCGTCTCTTCCCTCTGGATTCAGAGCAGGATGCCACTCTTCTTCTAAGACACCTAggcagtcagagacagagaaagcTTGGTTTCCGTTCCAGACGTTCCCATCTTTTGGCTCAGCATGTCACTTTCACACCCAACAGCCCTGCTGAGGGGACAGGCGGTGGACCCACTGGGCTGGGAACCCTCTGTGTCTCCGGGTACGTCCGCGGCCGTCCTCTACGGGTTGACAGACTGGTGCACATCAGTGGACACGGAGACTTTCAGCTCAGTCAGATTGATGCTCCATCAGACCCTCTGCCCCTCAACTTAACAACAGCCAGACCAGCAAAGTCCAGCAAGACAGGAGACATTGACATGATG GATGGAGGAGAAGGCGAGGCTCCAGTGCGGATGCTCATGAAAGCGGACCCAAAATCCAGAGAGAGTTTGCAGGCCGAGGCCGAGGTGGACCCCATGGACGGAGAGCAGACGTGGCCGACAGAAACAGAGCTGCTGGAAGCCGAAG CGGCCAGGAAGAACAAACGTGTGATGAAGGTCCCAAAAGGAACATCAGACTACCAAGCTACGTGGATTGTTGATGAAGACGAGGATGAGAATGCCGACACGGATGAAGAAAGCAGTGATaatgacgatgacgatgacaTGTTGGATGAGGCCATGGAAGGAGAAGATGAAGAGACTAACTCTCAG GAGCCAGGTTCAGGCTGTGcctcagaggaagaagaggatgaggaggaggaggaggaggaagaagaggtatGCGCCACAGAGCGAACTGGAGCAGATCAACGCTATGATGAGCACATTGACGAAGCTGCGGAAGAAGAGGGTCTGAAACGCTACCGTGAAGCTCGAGCCAACGAAATGTTTCCTGATGAGGTGGACACGCCCCTCGACATGGCAGCCAGAATCAG GTTCCAGCGCTATAGAGGCCTAAAAAGTTTCCGCGCCTCGCCCTGGGACGCCATGGAGAACCTGCCTCTCAACTACTCGCGTATCTTCCAGTTCCAGAGCTTTGACCGCACTCGCCGCCGCATCCTGGCTGAGGCTGCAGCTGAGGAAGAGGGAGCTATG GTCGGCTGGTATGTTACGCTTCACATCGTCGATGTGCCTGTTTCTGTGATGGAGAGTGTGCAGTCAGGCAGACCTCTGACTCTGGTGTCTCTGTTGCCTCATGAACAGAAG ATGTCAGTGATGCACTTGTTGGTGAGGAGACACCCCAGTAATACAGAGCCGATCAAATCCAAAGAGGAGCTGGTGTTTCACTGTGGATTCCGGAGGTTCCGAGCTTCTCCGATCTTCTCTCAGCACACCTCAG CTGACAAACATAAGATGGAGCGCTTCCTCGGGCCAGACGCCCCCACTGTGGTGTCCGTGTACGCTCCAATCACCTTCAACCCGGCGGGAGTCCTGCTCTTCAAACAAAGGAATGATG GCATCCAGGACCTTGTGGCTACAGGCAGTCTGCTCAGCTGTGACCCTCAGCGTGTTGTGCTGAAGAGGATTGTACTGAGCGGACACCCGTTCAAGATTAACCGGCGTTCTGCAGTCGTTCGTTACATGTTCTTCAACAGAG ATGACATCATGTGGTTCAAGCCAGTGGAGCTGCGAACAAAGTGGGGTCGGAGAGGCCACATCAAGGAGGCTTTAG gaaCTCACGGTCacatgaagtgtgtgtttgataaCCAGCTGCGCTCTCAAGACACAATCTTGATGAATTTGTACAAGAGAGTGTATCCTCGCTGGACGTACGACCCCTACGTGTCGCTGCCTTTACCCTGGGTCAAGAGAGAGATCACTGTGGAGATGGATGACTTGGACATGGAGTAG